The nucleotide sequence ACTTTTGAGCAGATTTACCACTAAAATTATATAATTCTGATATTTTTAAATAAAACTCTTTCTCAGAAAGCTTTGTTCTCAATACAGAATTTGTCAAATTATAATAATCATAATCTTTAATAACTATTTCACTTTGTAACTTCTCCCATTGTTCGGTACCTGGAAATGGAGTTAGAATTGTAAAAGCTGAATTATATATTGGATTTTCATCTATGAATTTACCCACACGCTCAAAATCCCTCTCATCATAACTAGGCTTAATTATATAATTTCCATTTACATAAATATTTGCTTCGTTTAATATTTTTAAAGCTTTTTTAGTGTTTTCAATAGAATTATCTTTGCCATACTCCTTTAATTCCTCATCACTAGTTGCTTCAAGTCCGCAAATAGTTATTCTTAATCCTGCCTTAGATGCTAATTCTATAATCTCAGGATATTTTACTACTGTATCTGTTCTAACATCGCCCATATAAATATGATTTCTGTTTAATCCCTCTTCAATAATTCTGTTAAACAATACCTTTGCCTTATTAACATCACCAAAGGTATTAGCATCACAAAATCTTATTACATTATATTTATCCATTTTCTTGATTTCTTGTATTATTGCATCAACTGATCGATGATAAAAATGACCATTTGTCATTTTCCACAAATAACAAAAATTACACTTATTCGTACATCCCTCCGAAGTACTTAAATAGTGAATTGTTTTATTAACCTTTGGTATAGTATAATTATACTTATCTGTTAAATCTCTATTTGGTAAAACTTCATCCAACAAATAATTTTCTTTAAATTCTTTGTATGTAAATTCTCCAAGTGATCTAGTATAATATAAGCTATTTCCTCTATTTAAAGCTATACCAGGTATCCTTGAGAAATTCGGATTGTCACGATTTAATTTTAATTCTTTAACTATGCTATAGTAGCTATGTTTTCCTAGTCCAATAGATATTATGTCTGCTTTTGAACCTACAAAATCCTGAGGTGCAGAGGTTGGATGAATCCCTCCTACTGTTGTAATAATTTTACTATTTATTCTTTTCACTAATTCTAATAATTTTAATACTCCATTATATTGTGCCGTTAAACACGTAAAACTTACAATATCAGGTTTAAACTCCCTTATGTTTTTCTCAAGATCGTCTGCAGCATCATAATTGGGATTCATATCCGTTTCAGCCTTTTGATCAATTATAATAACATTATCATTAGGTACCACTCCAGCTAGCATATTTAAGCCTAATGGTGGTCCCACCAATACTCTTTTATCAACAGCTTTTCTTGCTTCATCATTGCAAAATTCTAATATCCTATGCTTATTAGGTATAACTGGATTAACTAATAATATATTCATTCCACTCATCTCCCCTATCATTCTTTTATATACTGTATTGTAAAGCCCCCCTGCATAAACTTACTTACTTCTAGTACAAAGCTAAATATCAAGTCATTATTTTTAAAGTCATTATTTTTTAATAACCTATCAAGGGATATTATTGCAGCTGGAGGACCTGCATAACCTATTTTTTGAGATACACTATAGAACTTATCGGGTGAAATTCCTAGTCCAACACATTCGTTTGTTATATACTCACGAACAAATTTAGACGGCATGTTAACCATAAAATACTTTAATGTCGATAAATCTATTTTCTGCTTATCTAACATTCTTTTTAAAGCATTATAAAAAATTGTTTTACCATTTTCATCAACAACATATTTACGCATTTTGTCTAATGTGACTTGTCTAATATGATGTTCTCCATTTTCATAAGCAGTTAATGGATTACTAAAATAGCTTGGAAAATTATTTCCCATTACAGATTCCTTTTTCCCACCTGCTGATTCCACATATGTATTTTTAAGATAAAAACCATTATCAACTGTATCTTTGCTTGAAAGCACAACCGCACCTGCACCATCACACAAATACCATCTTAAAAAAACATCTTCCTTAGTAACTTTCTGTTGATTATAATATTCAGGTATGAAATGTGCACTAGAAACCATGGAGGATACTACCAAGGCATTTTTATACTCACCACTTTTTAAAAAGGTATCTGCTAATTTTATAGCTTTATATATTGATGAGCAGTTTGAATGGATATGATACTCACTGCATATGTCAATCCCTAATTCTTCTTGTATCCTAGTTGAAATAGGTGGCATTTGGTACGAATAATTTCCGGCATAAATTAAAAGATCGATATCTTGTGGTTTTATTTTTGCATCTTGTAATGCCAACTTAGACGCTTTTACAGACAAGCTAAGATTATCTTCGTCAAATTTACGCGTTTTACCATTAAAAGCATAGTAACAATAGTCTATCCCTAGCATTTCCTTCATAATTGGCTGAACTCTTGATATCCACGTTTTTATTTTCTTAGGGGCATTAGGTATTTGTCCAATGTAATTATTTATATCCTCAAATTTTATTGGATTCCCAGGAAGGCAAGCACCTATTCCCAACAATTTAACATAATTATTCATAAACGCATTCCCCCACATTTTAATCACACAACTTTATGTATGAATTAATTTTTGATTTTGAATATATCATTTCATTTTTCAAAATATATTCCATCAACCTATTACAATAATCACTAATTTCATTCTTTTTAACTATTTTGTCTATTATCCCAATTTCAAGTGCCTCATTAACAGAAAGTAAGTCTCCTGATAAAACCAATTCAAGTGCCTTCCCTAAGCCACATAATTGCACATATCTTGATATTCCTCCAAGACCTGGCATAAGTCCAAATGTTGATTCTGGAGAGCCAACAATACTTCCCTTGCTGCAAATTCTAATATGACTATGTAGCGCTATTTCAAATCCTGAACCAATACATAATCCGTTAATTGCACTTATCACTGGAATATTAATCGAATATAAACTACTAAGTGCATCAATGTACCTTTTAAATTCAGAACACTCAACAAGGCTATTATTTTCTTTAATATAAGCTGTTTTTAAAATAGTCTGCTTTAATTTTCCTATGTCAGTTCCAGAACTAAAATGTCTTCCTTTACCTGTAATAATAATACCTTTTATTTTAGAATTTATAATACTATTTTCTACTATATTGGAAAATTCCTCAAGCAATGATAATGTTATCATATTTTCCGGAGCATTATTTATAACAATGTATCCTATGTCACCTCTTTGTTCGAAATAAACTTCCTTTGCTTCACAATTCATATTATTCCCTTCCATTTAAATGATCTTTAATAACCAATACACAAAATTGTTTAAATTCACCATACAATAATAATTTTTGATTAAATTCTTTATTATGCATCCTATAATTATTAAGGCATTTTTTTATACACCTTATTTGAATATCCTGTCTATTGCATATCATTTTATCTAGGTATTCCATTACTTGAGCTTCAGCAACTTCAATATCAATTATGCTATTTATAAATCGCTTATTGTAAAGCTCATCAGTGCCATAGCATTTATTAGTTTGAAGTTCCTTATCTGCTTCTTCTCTTTCATTTCCCACAATTAATTTGTAAGTATTTTCACAATTTTTAAAATCAACTGAAATTTCATCTCCGCCTAGCCTTATATCAAACATCATAATTAATTGTAATAAGTCCCCAGAACAATAACTATTCATAACAGCTAAAGAAATCACTTCTAACCCTTGAAACCAACAAAATAGCTCATTTTTAATTTTTTCATCTATAACAAACAAAGAATTATCTACATGAAAAACAACTGTAAAAGCAATTATTTTGTTTTTAGCAATGTCGTCATCAAGTACATGCTTACAGCATATTAAATCATTTAGACTATACACATATGCAAAAGCAACACGATTAATTATATTTATATGAAACTTTTTATTCTTACCCATAAGCACATATATCCAGCTTATCTTTAATAAATTGAGGAATTTCATATATAATTCTTTGTTTTGATACTAAAACCATTTTAGATTTAGCTACTGAAGCCTTTCTTTTTGTGACCTCATTGTAAATATTATGTTTAAATATTAAATAGTCATCTTCATAAGTAAGTTCAGTTTTTATAAGTACTTTATCAAACAATTTTAATTCTCTGATATATTTAATGTTAGTTTCAATTACAACTATAAATAATTCATTACTTTCATTATAATCAGTTAAATTAAGCTTACTGCATAAATCCCACCTTGCAGCTTCTAAGTAATTTAAATACACTGCATTATTAACATGACCAAATGAATCTAATTCGTACCCTCTTACCTCAAGCCTATATTCATGCTCCATAATCAATGTACTCCCTCTTATTTATAATATTTCCTCTTAAAATTCTTTTTAAAATCTTTAATCTCCATTTTACATAAGGCTTGTGCATACGCTTTGCTCCTGTCATATAATAGCTATTTCCTATTGGAGTTTTTCCAGAAACAATAAGTTTCTTATCTAATAGTATTCCATCTTCTGTTGGAATAAGCTCTATTTTAAAACTTCCTTTTAAAAAGCCATGGATTTCAGACAATATATATTTATTAGGAACTACTTCCACGCATCTTAAAATATAGCTAAAAGGTGGTATAGAGCATTTGAATTTAACCTCATTGCCTACATCCCAATATTTAGACTTTGAACTACCCCATATAAAGGGGAAGAAACTAAACCATTTTGTGAATTTTGTCAAATCATATATGTAATCAAATATAACCTCAGGGCTTCCCTCTTCGGTTTTTATAAGCTCTGTCACATCGAACTCAACATTTGATATTTCAACATTTTTATGTGATTTATAATCAACAGTATCCATATATACATCACCATCCTATTAAATGGATTCTACAATTTTTTTACCAAATTCAAAAACATTTCCCCTTCACTTTTTAAAGCAACTTCACTTGTCTTAACGAAAGAATTATTTACCGAATTAATAATACTTTTTATCTGACGGGTTGTTTTACCCTCAAAAAGTTCATTAATAAATTGTTTAGAATAGCTAATGTGACTTTTATTATCTACAATTTTATCAACTAAACCAATACTAAATGCCTCCTCAGCATCTATATACTTACCAGAAACAATCATATTTAAGGCTTTTCTTTTTCCAACAAGCTTAGGTAATCTAATGGTTCCTCCTAGCCCTGGCATTATACCAATATTAGCCTCTGGAAAGCCAAAAATTGCATTTTCAGTACATATTCTAAATTGACAACTTAACGCAATTTCTAAGCCTCCCCCAAAACAAATCCCACTAATTGCTGCAACTGTAATAATCGGAAGTGCTTCTATATAACTCAAAATTTTTTTACCACATTCTAAACTTTCTCTTAAGTATTCTATATTTTCTTTGTTCACACGTAGGTTGTCCACATTTGCACCGGATGAAAAATGTCTTCCTTCTCCATAAATAATAAGACCTCTTAAATAAGAAGAATCTATCCATTGTTTTAAATAATTCAAATCCAAAAAATCTGCCTTGTCTAATTTATTTTGTTTTCCATTACTTATAGTAAGAATCCCTATTTTATCTTCGATACTAAAATTTACGATTCCTGATTCATAAATCTCTTTTGACATATACTATTTTTCTCCTACATTAGTAATATCATTTTCATATTCATATAAGAGATATGTCGTTTGTACTACTTTTTCTAATGTCTCTGCAGGATTTTTCAATAAATATTTTCCAATACTTTGTAATTGAATGTTTAAAGAATATTTTTTCTTCAGTATATCAACTAACTCAATCAACATTAATGAATCACCATCTAAATCATCAACTACAGAAGTATTATCATTTAATTCATTTATATCTACTTCACACTCCTCTGAAAAAAAATCATAGACAATGTCTCTTATTTCCTTTTTAATTTCTGATGTTAATTCTCTCATAGTTTTTTCCTCCTAAAATTATATTATTTATTTTAGTTACTTATTTTGATTTAATAAAGCAACTTGTTTATCTATTTTTTTTGCAACTATTTTATATACTAAGCGACCTATTAGCTTCTCCATGAACTTAAGATTTACATTCAAACTTACTTTTAATAATAAGTTTTCAAATGAATCTGTAATTGCACTATCATCTACTTTAATTCTTTCTATATATTCATCTAGCTGCAGTTCCTTAAAACGTTTAGTAGTAGGAAATCCCTCACTGCTTAATCCCCTAAAATAGAAATACTCTGGCAACATTCCTGGTGAATCCCTTACTTCAATTGTTGAATCTTTAATGAATTCATCTTCAATATCTTCTTCTTT is from Clostridium acetobutylicum ATCC 824 and encodes:
- a CDS encoding B12-binding domain-containing radical SAM protein, with amino-acid sequence MNILLVNPVIPNKHRILEFCNDEARKAVDKRVLVGPPLGLNMLAGVVPNDNVIIIDQKAETDMNPNYDAADDLEKNIREFKPDIVSFTCLTAQYNGVLKLLELVKRINSKIITTVGGIHPTSAPQDFVGSKADIISIGLGKHSYYSIVKELKLNRDNPNFSRIPGIALNRGNSLYYTRSLGEFTYKEFKENYLLDEVLPNRDLTDKYNYTIPKVNKTIHYLSTSEGCTNKCNFCYLWKMTNGHFYHRSVDAIIQEIKKMDKYNVIRFCDANTFGDVNKAKVLFNRIIEEGLNRNHIYMGDVRTDTVVKYPEIIELASKAGLRITICGLEATSDEELKEYGKDNSIENTKKALKILNEANIYVNGNYIIKPSYDERDFERVGKFIDENPIYNSAFTILTPFPGTEQWEKLQSEIVIKDYDYYNLTNSVLRTKLSEKEFYLKISELYNFSGKSAQKYFAKYGNMTLDRLICGNN
- a CDS encoding 3-oxoacyl-ACP synthase III family protein, which codes for MNNYVKLLGIGACLPGNPIKFEDINNYIGQIPNAPKKIKTWISRVQPIMKEMLGIDYCYYAFNGKTRKFDEDNLSLSVKASKLALQDAKIKPQDIDLLIYAGNYSYQMPPISTRIQEELGIDICSEYHIHSNCSSIYKAIKLADTFLKSGEYKNALVVSSMVSSAHFIPEYYNQQKVTKEDVFLRWYLCDGAGAVVLSSKDTVDNGFYLKNTYVESAGGKKESVMGNNFPSYFSNPLTAYENGEHHIRQVTLDKMRKYVVDENGKTIFYNALKRMLDKQKIDLSTLKYFMVNMPSKFVREYITNECVGLGISPDKFYSVSQKIGYAGPPAAIISLDRLLKNNDFKNNDLIFSFVLEVSKFMQGGFTIQYIKE
- a CDS encoding enoyl-CoA hydratase/isomerase family protein; this translates as MNCEAKEVYFEQRGDIGYIVINNAPENMITLSLLEEFSNIVENSIINSKIKGIIITGKGRHFSSGTDIGKLKQTILKTAYIKENNSLVECSEFKRYIDALSSLYSINIPVISAINGLCIGSGFEIALHSHIRICSKGSIVGSPESTFGLMPGLGGISRYVQLCGLGKALELVLSGDLLSVNEALEIGIIDKIVKKNEISDYCNRLMEYILKNEMIYSKSKINSYIKLCD
- a CDS encoding acyl-CoA thioesterase is translated as MEHEYRLEVRGYELDSFGHVNNAVYLNYLEAARWDLCSKLNLTDYNESNELFIVVIETNIKYIRELKLFDKVLIKTELTYEDDYLIFKHNIYNEVTKRKASVAKSKMVLVSKQRIIYEIPQFIKDKLDICAYG
- a CDS encoding enoyl-CoA hydratase/isomerase family protein, with translation MSKEIYESGIVNFSIEDKIGILTISNGKQNKLDKADFLDLNYLKQWIDSSYLRGLIIYGEGRHFSSGANVDNLRVNKENIEYLRESLECGKKILSYIEALPIITVAAISGICFGGGLEIALSCQFRICTENAIFGFPEANIGIMPGLGGTIRLPKLVGKRKALNMIVSGKYIDAEEAFSIGLVDKIVDNKSHISYSKQFINELFEGKTTRQIKSIINSVNNSFVKTSEVALKSEGEMFLNLVKKL
- a CDS encoding acyl carrier protein, with amino-acid sequence MRELTSEIKKEIRDIVYDFFSEECEVDINELNDNTSVVDDLDGDSLMLIELVDILKKKYSLNIQLQSIGKYLLKNPAETLEKVVQTTYLLYEYENDITNVGEK